A DNA window from Altererythrobacter sp. B11 contains the following coding sequences:
- a CDS encoding YnbE family lipoprotein, whose amino-acid sequence MRAAKLTNPAPPAHKTRMTGTNRLTAMGVLVLGSALAGGCITVNAPDQPIVIELNINIKSEVVYRLANDAGNTIEENADIF is encoded by the coding sequence ATGAGAGCAGCCAAATTGACCAATCCCGCGCCGCCTGCGCATAAGACCCGGATGACGGGAACCAACAGGCTGACGGCGATGGGGGTGCTGGTGCTGGGATCGGCGCTGGCTGGGGGGTGCATCACTGTGAACGCGCCCGATCAGCCGATCGTGATCGAGCTCAACATCAACATCAAAAGCGAAGTTGTATATCGCCTGGCGAATGATGCCGGGAACACGATCGAAGAGAACGCCGACATCTTCTGA
- a CDS encoding YdbL family protein, producing the protein MKRSLARTAIAAATAALALGAIASPAFAQRDPAYEAARASGDVGEKVDGYLAVVGSGTPALRKMVDDINIKRRAVYAEKAQAANATLQEYAFTAGCLAIARTSPGEKYQAPDGSWKTRTSAAPERDPRCP; encoded by the coding sequence ATGAAACGCAGCCTTGCCCGCACCGCGATTGCCGCCGCCACGGCGGCGCTCGCCCTTGGCGCGATCGCCAGCCCGGCCTTCGCCCAGCGCGATCCGGCCTATGAAGCCGCCCGCGCCAGCGGCGATGTGGGCGAGAAGGTGGATGGCTATCTTGCCGTGGTCGGCTCCGGCACGCCGGCGCTGCGCAAGATGGTGGACGACATCAATATCAAGCGCCGCGCCGTCTATGCGGAGAAGGCGCAGGCCGCCAACGCCACGCTGCAGGAATATGCCTTCACCGCCGGCTGCCTGGCGATCGCGCGCACCTCTCCGGGTGAAAAGTACCAAGCGCCCGATGGCAGCTGGAAGACCCGCACCTCCGCCGCGCCGGAACGCGATCCCCGCTGCCCCTGA
- a CDS encoding AtpZ/AtpI family protein: protein MNEETPERDSIGEDARIDALEERLKSAREREEKRRGPRVKGADAGSRLGNRVLADLLGGLLGGTVIGLVIDRLAGTEPWGLLVSLSLGIVAAFSNIIRITSRRPD from the coding sequence ATGAACGAAGAAACGCCCGAACGGGACTCCATTGGCGAAGATGCGCGGATCGACGCGCTCGAGGAGCGGCTGAAGTCCGCACGCGAGCGGGAAGAAAAGCGCAGAGGGCCGCGGGTGAAGGGTGCCGATGCCGGTTCGCGGCTGGGCAACCGGGTACTCGCGGATTTGCTGGGGGGGCTTCTCGGAGGCACCGTGATCGGCCTGGTGATTGATCGCCTGGCGGGGACGGAGCCCTGGGGTCTGTTGGTTTCGCTGTCCCTCGGGATAGTGGCTGCCTTCAGTAACATTATTCGGATTACGAGCCGGCGCCCGGACTGA
- a CDS encoding F0F1 ATP synthase subunit A: MAAEAGRVDPMHQFAIEPLFGSANWQLAGYNIAFTNSALWMMIAALALWIFVAGGMKRALVPGRWQMAVETFTGFIDDMLATNVGKEGKKYVPYIFSLFMFILFANLLGLIPLPLAMVGVHAFTTTSHFTLTGVLAILSFSIVLVVGFWKHGLHFFSLFVPHGTPLPMVPLIFLVELFSFLVRPFSLGLRLFVAMMAGHVLLEILASFIIDSSNAGLGWGVLIGTPSFFLMLAICALEVLVAGIQAYVFALLTSLYINDAENLH, encoded by the coding sequence GTGGCAGCCGAAGCAGGCAGAGTCGATCCGATGCACCAGTTCGCCATCGAGCCGCTGTTCGGCTCGGCAAACTGGCAATTGGCCGGGTATAATATCGCCTTCACCAACAGTGCGCTGTGGATGATGATTGCGGCGCTTGCGCTGTGGATCTTCGTCGCGGGCGGCATGAAGCGCGCGCTCGTGCCCGGGCGCTGGCAGATGGCGGTGGAAACCTTCACCGGCTTCATCGATGATATGCTGGCCACCAACGTGGGCAAGGAAGGGAAGAAATACGTTCCCTATATCTTCTCGCTGTTCATGTTCATCCTCTTCGCCAATTTGCTGGGCCTGATCCCGCTGCCGCTGGCGATGGTGGGCGTCCACGCCTTCACCACCACCAGCCACTTCACGCTCACCGGCGTGCTGGCGATCCTGTCCTTCTCCATCGTGCTGGTGGTCGGCTTCTGGAAGCATGGGCTCCACTTCTTCTCGCTGTTCGTGCCGCATGGCACGCCGCTGCCGATGGTGCCGCTGATCTTCCTGGTGGAGCTGTTCTCCTTCCTGGTGCGCCCCTTCAGCCTCGGCCTGCGACTGTTCGTGGCCATGATGGCCGGACACGTGCTGCTGGAAATCCTCGCCAGCTTCATCATCGACAGCTCGAATGCCGGGCTGGGCTGGGGTGTCCTGATCGGCACGCCGAGCTTCTTCCTGATGCTTGCCATCTGCGCGCTGGAAGTGCTGGTGGCCGGTATCCAGGCCTATGTCTTCGCGCTGTTGACGTCGCTGTACATCAACGACGCCGAAAACCTTCACTGA
- a CDS encoding F0F1 ATP synthase subunit C: MDMEAAKLIGAGLAAIGAGLASIGVGNVFGSFLESALRNPGAADGQQGRLFIGFAAAELLGLLAFLVAVILIFVA, encoded by the coding sequence ATGGACATGGAAGCAGCCAAGCTGATCGGCGCCGGTCTCGCGGCGATCGGTGCGGGCCTCGCCTCGATCGGCGTGGGCAACGTCTTCGGTTCGTTCCTCGAGAGCGCCCTGCGCAACCCGGGTGCCGCCGACGGCCAGCAGGGCCGTCTGTTCATCGGCTTCGCCGCTGCCGAGCTTCTGGGCCTGCTGGCCTTCCTCGTCGCGGTGATCCTGATCTTCGTCGCCTGA
- a CDS encoding F0F1 ATP synthase subunit B family protein, whose protein sequence is MPQIAQLASTYSSQIFWLLVIFGLVFFVIGRGMVPKVMDTVALRDQQISSDLAAAQAARDAANEQEEAWRKRENQNRAEAHALINAAKAEAAAATEKKLSAAQKRIDKKIADAEARIAEAASQAAAEIETVASEAARDIVQRLAGVDVSDAAAKAAVKEAMIHG, encoded by the coding sequence ATGCCTCAGATAGCCCAATTGGCCTCCACCTATTCCAGCCAGATCTTCTGGCTGCTGGTGATTTTCGGCCTGGTATTCTTCGTCATCGGCCGGGGCATGGTGCCCAAGGTGATGGACACCGTGGCCCTGCGCGATCAGCAGATTTCCAGCGATCTCGCCGCCGCCCAGGCGGCGCGGGACGCGGCGAACGAGCAGGAAGAGGCGTGGCGCAAGCGCGAGAATCAGAATCGCGCCGAAGCCCATGCTTTGATCAATGCCGCCAAGGCGGAAGCCGCCGCGGCGACCGAGAAGAAGCTCTCCGCCGCGCAGAAGCGCATCGACAAGAAGATCGCCGATGCCGAAGCGCGGATCGCGGAAGCGGCCAGCCAGGCGGCGGCGGAAATCGAGACGGTCGCCAGCGAGGCGGCACGTGACATCGTACAGCGTCTCGCCGGAGTGGACGTGAGCGACGCGGCCGCCAAGGCGGCGGTGAAGGAAGCAATGATTCATGGCTGA
- a CDS encoding F0F1 ATP synthase subunit B family protein → MAEHPPEVFTTSDPELPTEMTGHDAGHTEHAEPIALGLTPGGWVGLAMLVFLGILIWKGVLKTIGGGLDTKIAAIREQLEEAKTLRREAEALRAEYAAKIANAEKDAAAMLDHAKSEAEQIVAKAQEDAEAVVTRRKKMAEDKIAAAERGAVEELRARAATAATQAARGLIAGKHDAAADTRLVNETISAL, encoded by the coding sequence ATGGCTGAGCATCCGCCCGAAGTCTTCACCACCAGCGATCCGGAGCTCCCCACCGAAATGACGGGGCACGACGCCGGCCACACCGAACATGCCGAACCCATTGCCCTTGGCCTCACGCCGGGCGGCTGGGTTGGCCTCGCCATGCTGGTCTTCCTCGGCATCCTGATCTGGAAGGGTGTGCTGAAGACGATCGGCGGCGGGCTCGATACCAAGATCGCCGCCATTCGCGAGCAGCTGGAAGAAGCCAAGACACTGCGGCGCGAGGCTGAGGCGCTGCGCGCCGAATATGCGGCCAAGATCGCCAACGCGGAAAAGGACGCGGCGGCCATGCTCGACCATGCCAAGTCCGAGGCCGAGCAGATCGTCGCCAAGGCGCAGGAAGATGCCGAAGCGGTGGTCACCCGGCGCAAGAAGATGGCCGAGGACAAGATCGCCGCGGCCGAACGCGGCGCGGTGGAAGAACTGCGCGCCCGCGCGGCGACTGCCGCGACGCAGGCGGCCCGGGGCCTGATCGCCGGCAAGCATGATGCCGCGGCCGATACGCGGCTGGTGAACGAGACGATCTCCGCTCTCTGA
- a CDS encoding flavodoxin family protein yields the protein MSVSAIAINCTLKTSGGEASSTDAMIGVLRKAFAKHHVAIAETLRIADYNVLPGVTSDEGEGDDWPALREKILAHDILIFGGPIWLGQIGSIAKRVLERMDAFISETDEQGRMPSFGKVAVAAIVGNEDGAHMSSAQLFQGLNDCGWTIPAVAACYWVGEAMQSTDFKELDETPDPVAKTAKMVASSASHLAGLLKASPYPG from the coding sequence ATGAGCGTTTCGGCGATTGCGATCAATTGCACCCTCAAGACCAGCGGCGGCGAAGCCAGCTCCACCGATGCGATGATCGGGGTGCTGCGCAAGGCCTTTGCCAAGCACCACGTCGCGATCGCGGAGACCCTGCGCATCGCCGATTATAACGTGCTCCCCGGCGTGACTTCGGACGAGGGCGAGGGGGACGACTGGCCTGCGCTGCGCGAAAAGATCCTGGCGCATGACATCCTCATCTTCGGCGGCCCCATCTGGCTGGGGCAGATCGGCTCGATCGCCAAGCGGGTGCTGGAGCGGATGGATGCCTTCATTTCCGAAACCGACGAGCAGGGGCGGATGCCGAGCTTCGGCAAGGTAGCCGTCGCTGCGATCGTAGGAAATGAGGACGGCGCGCATATGTCGAGCGCGCAGCTGTTCCAGGGTCTGAACGATTGCGGCTGGACCATTCCCGCAGTGGCGGCCTGCTACTGGGTGGGCGAAGCCATGCAATCGACCGATTTCAAGGAACTGGACGAGACACCCGATCCGGTGGCGAAGACGGCGAAGATGGTCGCCTCTTCCGCCAGCCATCTGGCGGGCCTGCTCAAGGCCAGCCCCTACCCCGGTTAG
- the gloB gene encoding hydroxyacylglutathione hydrolase, which produces MLEVHQFPCLSDNYGFLLHDPASGETACIDTPDAEAYLREAEGKGWRITQIWNTHWHPDHAGGNEAIKAATGCTITAPAGDAAKIAAVDRTVADGDTVSLGEWTAQVIDVGGHTMGHIAYHLPAAGMAFVGDSLFALGCGRMFEGTPPQFWASLSRLKALPPETTLYCAHEYTAANARFALHADPENAALGDYAAEVERRRAAGEPTVPMGLARELATNPFLRADDPVLQARWGGGGAVETFAALRAAKDAF; this is translated from the coding sequence ATGCTCGAAGTCCACCAGTTCCCCTGCCTGTCCGACAATTACGGCTTCCTGCTGCACGATCCCGCGAGCGGGGAGACCGCGTGCATCGATACGCCCGATGCCGAGGCCTATCTGCGCGAGGCCGAGGGCAAGGGCTGGCGGATCACGCAGATCTGGAACACCCATTGGCACCCGGACCATGCGGGCGGGAACGAGGCGATCAAGGCGGCCACCGGCTGCACGATCACTGCCCCCGCGGGCGATGCGGCGAAGATCGCCGCCGTGGACCGGACGGTGGCGGACGGGGACACCGTCTCGCTGGGTGAATGGACCGCGCAGGTGATCGACGTGGGCGGCCACACCATGGGCCATATCGCCTATCATCTGCCGGCGGCGGGCATGGCCTTCGTGGGCGATTCGCTGTTCGCCCTGGGTTGCGGCAGGATGTTCGAAGGCACGCCGCCGCAGTTCTGGGCCAGCCTTTCGCGGCTCAAGGCGCTGCCGCCCGAAACAACGCTCTATTGCGCGCATGAATACACCGCCGCCAACGCCCGCTTCGCGCTCCATGCCGATCCGGAGAACGCAGCGCTTGGGGACTATGCGGCGGAGGTGGAGCGGCGGCGCGCGGCGGGCGAGCCCACCGTGCCGATGGGCCTCGCGCGCGAGCTCGCGACCAATCCCTTCCTCCGGGCCGACGATCCCGTGCTGCAGGCGCGCTGGGGAGGCGGCGGCGCGGTGGAGACATTTGCCGCGCTGCGTGCCGCAAAGGACGCCTTCTAA
- a CDS encoding VOC family protein produces MQATPFLMFQGDAKAALALYRSAFPDFEELFLQEHEGGEQAGQIAMARIRVGGLEIMLYDSPPVHDFTFTPAVSTFVECDDAAQLRQLAAELGEGGAVLMPVDNYGFSGLFTWLTDRFGVSWQLNLR; encoded by the coding sequence ATGCAGGCGACACCGTTCCTCATGTTCCAGGGCGATGCGAAGGCCGCCCTCGCGCTCTACCGCAGCGCCTTTCCCGATTTCGAGGAGTTGTTCCTGCAGGAGCACGAGGGCGGCGAGCAGGCGGGCCAGATCGCCATGGCCCGCATCCGCGTGGGCGGGCTGGAGATCATGCTCTATGACAGCCCGCCGGTGCATGATTTCACCTTCACCCCCGCCGTCTCCACCTTCGTCGAATGCGACGACGCGGCTCAGCTGCGCCAGCTTGCGGCGGAGCTGGGCGAAGGCGGTGCAGTGCTGATGCCGGTGGACAATTACGGGTTCAGCGGCTTGTTCACCTGGCTCACCGATCGCTTCGGCGTGAGCTGGCAGCTGAATCTGAGGTAG
- a CDS encoding GFA family protein, translated as MTVLCHCLDCQRRSGSPFGVMAYFPAGSVVITGPATEYRRETDSGAYYVHGFCPACGSTVFSRPGKYPEMIGIAVGALADPAFPMPARSVYEQSRHSWVMLPEAMPRHPRGRDS; from the coding sequence ATGACAGTGCTGTGCCACTGCCTCGATTGCCAGCGCCGCAGCGGCTCGCCCTTCGGCGTGATGGCCTATTTCCCCGCCGGCTCTGTCGTCATCACCGGCCCCGCCACCGAATACCGCCGGGAAACCGACAGCGGCGCCTATTACGTCCATGGTTTCTGCCCCGCCTGCGGCAGCACCGTCTTCTCGCGCCCGGGCAAATATCCCGAGATGATCGGCATCGCCGTGGGCGCGCTGGCCGATCCCGCTTTCCCCATGCCGGCCCGCTCCGTCTATGAGCAGAGCCGCCATTCCTGGGTCATGCTGCCCGAAGCCATGCCCCGCCACCCGCGCGGGCGCGACAGCTGA
- the rpsA gene encoding 30S ribosomal protein S1, which produces MASAANPTRDEFAKLLDEQLGGAEDGGFEGRVVKGTVTNIENGMAIVDVGLKSEGRIALKEFARGEDDHGLKIGSEVEVYVDRVENADGEAMLSRDRARREAAWDKLESEFGEGKRVEGRIFGRVKGGFTVDLDGAVAFLPGSQVDIRPVRDVAPLMDMPQPFQILKMDRRRGNIVVSRRAVLEETRAEQRSELIDKLSEGQVIDGVVKNITDYGAFVDLGGIDGLLHVTDMSYKRVNHPSEVINIGDTVTVQIIRINADTQRISLGMKQLESDPWEGVGAKYPVGIKVTGTVTNITEYGAFVELEPGIEGLVHVSEMSWTKKNVHPGKIVSTSQEVEVMVLEVDSEKRRISLGLKQAQRNPWEEFADKHPVGSVVEGEVKNATEFGLFIGLPGDVDGMVHMSDIAWGISGEDALALHRKGEMVNAVVLDVDVDKERISLGMKQLEKGAPSAAGAGGGGLKRGDIVTVTVLEVRDGGLEVQAGEDGATGFIKRSDLGRDRDEQRPDRFQTGQKVDAMVTGFDRSKKPNFSIKARQISEEKQAVEQYGSSDSGASLGDILGEALKKGE; this is translated from the coding sequence ATGGCATCTGCAGCCAATCCGACGCGCGATGAATTCGCGAAACTCCTTGATGAACAGCTCGGCGGCGCCGAGGACGGCGGCTTCGAGGGCCGCGTGGTCAAGGGCACCGTCACCAATATCGAAAATGGCATGGCCATCGTCGATGTCGGCCTCAAGAGCGAAGGCCGCATCGCGCTGAAGGAATTCGCCCGCGGTGAAGACGATCACGGGCTGAAGATCGGCTCCGAGGTCGAAGTCTATGTCGACCGCGTCGAAAATGCCGATGGCGAAGCCATGCTCAGCCGCGATCGCGCCCGCCGCGAAGCCGCGTGGGACAAGCTGGAAAGCGAATTCGGCGAAGGCAAGCGCGTGGAAGGCCGCATCTTCGGCCGCGTGAAGGGCGGCTTCACCGTCGATCTCGACGGCGCCGTGGCCTTCCTGCCCGGCAGCCAGGTGGACATCCGCCCGGTGCGCGATGTCGCCCCGCTGATGGACATGCCGCAGCCCTTCCAGATCCTGAAGATGGACCGCCGCCGCGGCAACATCGTGGTGTCGCGCCGCGCCGTGCTGGAAGAAACCCGCGCCGAACAGCGCAGCGAGCTGATCGACAAGCTGTCCGAAGGCCAGGTGATCGACGGCGTGGTGAAGAACATCACCGACTACGGCGCCTTCGTGGATCTCGGCGGCATCGACGGCCTGCTGCATGTCACCGACATGAGCTACAAGCGCGTCAACCACCCGAGCGAGGTGATCAACATCGGTGACACCGTCACCGTGCAGATCATCCGCATCAATGCCGATACGCAGCGCATCTCGCTGGGCATGAAGCAGCTCGAAAGCGATCCGTGGGAAGGCGTCGGCGCCAAGTATCCGGTGGGCATCAAGGTGACGGGCACCGTCACCAACATCACCGAATACGGCGCCTTCGTGGAGCTGGAGCCGGGCATCGAAGGCCTGGTCCACGTTTCCGAAATGAGCTGGACCAAGAAGAACGTCCATCCGGGCAAGATCGTCTCCACCTCGCAGGAAGTGGAAGTGATGGTGCTGGAAGTGGATTCCGAGAAGCGCCGCATTTCGCTCGGCCTCAAGCAGGCCCAGCGCAATCCGTGGGAAGAGTTCGCGGACAAGCATCCGGTCGGCTCCGTGGTCGAAGGCGAAGTCAAGAACGCCACCGAATTCGGCCTGTTCATCGGGCTGCCGGGCGACGTGGACGGCATGGTCCACATGTCCGACATCGCGTGGGGCATTTCGGGCGAGGACGCGCTGGCGCTCCACCGCAAGGGCGAGATGGTCAATGCCGTCGTGCTCGATGTCGATGTGGACAAGGAACGCATCAGCCTGGGCATGAAGCAGCTTGAAAAGGGTGCGCCTTCCGCGGCCGGTGCCGGCGGCGGCGGCCTCAAGCGGGGCGATATCGTCACCGTCACCGTGCTCGAAGTCCGCGATGGCGGCCTGGAAGTGCAGGCGGGCGAAGATGGCGCCACGGGCTTCATCAAGCGCAGCGATCTGGGCCGCGACCGGGACGAACAGCGCCCCGACCGCTTCCAGACCGGCCAGAAGGTCGATGCCATGGTCACCGGCTTCGACCGTTCGAAGAAGCCGAACTTCTCGATCAAGGCACGCCAGATCTCCGAGGAGAAGCAGGCTGTCGAACAGTACGGCTCGTCCGACTCGGGCGCGTCGCTGGGCGACATCCTCGGCGAAGCGCTGAAGAAGGGCGAGTAA
- a CDS encoding (d)CMP kinase, with protein MIIAVDGPTASGKGTIAKALAAHFGLPHLDTGLLYRAVGYQIFANGGDPEDESDALAATDFPDSLLENPELRNEETGGLASRVSVHRAVRQALFERQRAFATQPGGAVLDGRDIGTVIAPEAEVKLFVTASVEARALRRWKEMALRGESHTLPEIEEDLRRRDERDRNRAEAPLLVAEDAVVLDTSELDRDAAVAAAIALVEQHGLASR; from the coding sequence ATGATCATTGCCGTGGATGGCCCGACCGCTTCGGGCAAGGGGACGATCGCCAAGGCGCTGGCGGCGCATTTCGGGCTCCCGCATCTCGACACCGGGCTGCTTTATCGCGCCGTGGGCTATCAGATCTTCGCCAATGGCGGCGATCCCGAGGATGAGAGCGACGCGCTGGCCGCCACGGACTTCCCCGATTCGCTGCTGGAAAATCCCGAACTGCGCAATGAGGAAACCGGCGGCCTCGCCAGCCGCGTCTCCGTCCACCGCGCGGTGCGGCAGGCGCTGTTCGAACGCCAGCGCGCCTTCGCCACCCAGCCGGGCGGCGCGGTGCTGGACGGGCGGGACATCGGCACGGTGATCGCGCCCGAAGCGGAGGTGAAGCTGTTCGTCACCGCCAGCGTGGAAGCCCGCGCGCTGCGCCGTTGGAAGGAAATGGCCCTGCGCGGCGAAAGCCATACGCTGCCGGAGATCGAGGAAGATCTGCGCCGGCGCGACGAGCGCGACCGCAACCGTGCCGAAGCCCCGTTGCTGGTGGCAGAGGATGCCGTGGTGCTCGACACTTCGGAGCTGGACCGCGACGCGGCAGTCGCCGCCGCCATCGCGCTGGTGGAACAGCACGGGCTGGCCAGCCGCTGA
- the aroA gene encoding 3-phosphoshikimate 1-carboxyvinyltransferase, producing MNAHSAALPTPRRFTPTGPLTGRIRVPGDKSISHRALMFGALAEGETRITGLLEGEDVLATAAALRAMGATINREGPGEWRVQGTGIGNLQQPAEPLEMGNSGTSTRLLMGILASHPLTVTLTGDASLSRRPMGRVTEPLGEMGAAFAASPGGTLPLTLHGARAAHPITYRLPVASAQVKSAVLLAGLNAHGTTRVIEPVPTRDHTERMLKGFGADLEVEERDGERIIALHGPARLQGQVIEVPGDPSSAAFFMVAALIVPGSELVIENVGLNPTRAGLLAVLRQMGGDITEENARDVGGEPVADLRVRHSALHGIAVDPAVAASMIDEFPVLFVAAALAHGRTTTSGLEELRVKESDRLAVMAEALRSTGAQVEERPDGLVIDGTGGVRLPGGPARVATHLDHRIAMSMAVAGLASEAGVEIDDTAPIRTSFPDFEALLDGAAPA from the coding sequence TTGAACGCGCATTCCGCCGCCCTCCCCACGCCGCGCCGCTTCACCCCCACGGGGCCGCTCACCGGTCGTATCCGCGTGCCGGGCGACAAGTCGATCAGCCACCGTGCGCTGATGTTCGGCGCGCTGGCAGAAGGCGAAACGCGCATCACCGGGCTGCTGGAAGGGGAGGACGTGCTGGCCACCGCCGCCGCCCTGCGCGCCATGGGCGCCACGATCAACCGCGAGGGCCCCGGCGAATGGCGCGTGCAGGGCACCGGCATCGGCAATCTGCAGCAGCCGGCCGAGCCGCTGGAAATGGGCAACAGCGGCACCTCCACCCGCCTGCTGATGGGCATCCTTGCCAGCCATCCGCTCACCGTCACCCTCACCGGCGACGCCAGCCTGTCGCGCCGGCCGATGGGCCGGGTGACGGAACCGCTGGGCGAAATGGGCGCAGCCTTCGCCGCCAGCCCCGGCGGCACGCTGCCGCTTACCCTGCATGGCGCGCGCGCCGCGCATCCGATCACCTATCGCCTGCCCGTGGCCAGCGCGCAGGTGAAGAGCGCGGTGCTGCTGGCCGGCCTCAACGCGCACGGCACCACGCGGGTGATCGAGCCCGTGCCCACGCGCGACCATACGGAGCGGATGCTGAAGGGCTTCGGCGCCGATCTGGAGGTGGAGGAACGCGATGGCGAGCGGATCATCGCCCTCCACGGTCCCGCCCGCCTGCAGGGTCAGGTAATCGAAGTGCCCGGCGATCCTTCCTCCGCCGCCTTCTTCATGGTCGCGGCGCTGATCGTGCCGGGCAGCGAGCTGGTGATCGAGAATGTCGGTCTCAATCCCACCCGCGCCGGCCTGCTGGCCGTGCTGCGGCAGATGGGCGGAGACATTACGGAAGAGAACGCCCGCGACGTGGGTGGGGAGCCGGTGGCCGATCTGCGCGTGCGCCATTCCGCCCTGCACGGCATCGCAGTCGATCCGGCAGTGGCCGCCAGCATGATCGACGAATTTCCCGTGCTGTTCGTTGCCGCCGCGCTGGCCCATGGCCGCACCACCACCAGCGGACTGGAGGAATTGCGCGTCAAGGAATCCGATCGCCTGGCGGTGATGGCCGAGGCGCTGCGCAGCACCGGCGCGCAGGTGGAGGAACGGCCCGACGGGCTGGTGATCGACGGCACCGGCGGCGTGCGCCTGCCCGGCGGCCCGGCCCGGGTGGCAACCCATCTCGATCACCGCATCGCCATGAGCATGGCAGTGGCCGGCCTTGCCAGCGAAGCGGGCGTGGAGATCGACGACACCGCCCCCATCCGCACCAGCTTCCCCGATTTCGAAGCGCTGCTGGACGGGGCCGCCCCGGCATGA
- a CDS encoding FYDLN acid domain-containing protein, with amino-acid sequence MVKPEWGTKRNCPKCGERFYDLGKDDPVVCIECGNEWQPEPVLKSKQPIPFEEVEKDKKPEEQDSDLGDEDLDIDEDEDSPDNDVDLGGDDDLGVSGSSDENEEDN; translated from the coding sequence ATGGTCAAGCCTGAGTGGGGCACGAAGCGCAACTGCCCCAAATGCGGTGAGCGCTTTTACGACCTCGGCAAGGACGATCCCGTTGTCTGCATCGAATGCGGCAACGAATGGCAGCCCGAGCCGGTGCTGAAGTCCAAGCAGCCCATTCCCTTCGAGGAAGTGGAGAAGGACAAGAAGCCCGAGGAGCAGGATTCGGATCTCGGGGACGAGGATCTGGACATCGACGAGGATGAGGATTCGCCTGACAACGACGTCGATCTCGGCGGCGATGACGATCTGGGCGTGTCCGGTTCCTCCGACGAGAACGAAGAGGACAATTAA